The proteins below are encoded in one region of Oharaeibacter diazotrophicus:
- a CDS encoding glutathione S-transferase family protein — protein sequence MTIVLHNHDLLADAYAIRLFLALAGIPHDTRTVAILPGDGADTPAYRALAPAGTVPTLVDGDVVLTRPVAMLVHLAERRAPAGWLPAEPAARAAVFDWLAFAAGDLRALEDARLRAMFGRPSELADPLAAARAAFRVLEGHLVRRTLDGFATVAGDRPTIADVALFPAVALAADAGLGMEEFPRLAIWARGIHALPGFVTMPGVREVV from the coding sequence GTGACGATCGTCCTCCACAACCACGACCTCCTCGCCGACGCCTACGCGATCCGGCTTTTCCTCGCCCTCGCGGGGATCCCCCACGACACGCGCACGGTGGCGATCCTGCCCGGCGACGGCGCCGACACGCCGGCCTATCGGGCGCTCGCCCCGGCCGGCACGGTGCCGACCCTGGTCGACGGCGACGTCGTGCTGACACGCCCGGTCGCGATGCTGGTCCATCTCGCCGAGCGCCGCGCCCCCGCCGGCTGGCTGCCGGCCGAACCGGCCGCCCGCGCCGCGGTGTTCGACTGGCTCGCCTTCGCCGCCGGCGATCTCCGTGCCCTGGAGGACGCCAGGCTCCGCGCCATGTTCGGCCGCCCGTCCGAACTCGCCGATCCCCTCGCCGCCGCCCGTGCCGCCTTCCGCGTCCTCGAGGGCCATCTCGTGCGCCGGACCCTCGACGGTTTCGCGACCGTCGCCGGCGACCGCCCGACCATCGCCGACGTCGCGCTGTTCCCGGCGGTGGCGCTCGCCGCCGACGCCGGGCTCGGCATGGAGGAGTTCCCGCGCCTCGCGATCTGGGCCAGGGGCATCCACGCCCTGCCGGGCTTCGTCACCATGCCGGGTGTGCGCGAAGTCGTCTGA
- a CDS encoding acyl-CoA dehydrogenase family protein, producing the protein MSAAAPLTASTATVRDRLAEALPAIEDLLVAATDAVRAKVLVGGKLSAEALEREQRAAHGLAWFATYVESLRQLVSYADRLGEAGRYGPVEEALVEIGAAEYLAQIFGGIPMNQGEIVRLADLGVDARTAERARGAAAASLIESGSRPAVRRVVVDAMRRKTAAEIVGDSGLDETMEAFRAEMRRFAEEEVLPHAHEWHLANAYIPLEVIDKLAALGVFGLTIPEEFGGLGLGKESMCVVSEELSRAYIGVGSLGTRSEIAAELILCGGTDAQKAEWLPKIASGEVLPTAVFTEPNTGSDLGSLRTRAVKDGDVWKITGNKTWITHPVRADVMTVLARTEPDTTDYRGLSMFLAPKPRGSDEVPFPAEGISGGEIEVLGYRGMKEYEIAFDGFAVPAANLLGGVTGQGFKQLMQTFESARIQTAARAVGVAQSALDVGLAYAQERVQFGKPLIEFPRVADKLAMMAVEVNIARQLTYFSARQKDHDKRCDLEAGMAKLLGARVAWAAADNALQIHGGNGFALEYTVSRILCDARILNIFEGAAEIQAQVIARRLLDGR; encoded by the coding sequence ATGAGCGCTGCCGCTCCGCTGACCGCATCCACGGCCACCGTCCGCGATCGGCTGGCCGAAGCCCTGCCCGCGATCGAGGATCTGCTCGTCGCGGCGACCGACGCCGTCCGCGCCAAGGTGCTGGTCGGCGGCAAGCTGTCGGCCGAGGCGCTGGAGCGCGAGCAGCGCGCCGCCCACGGCCTCGCCTGGTTCGCCACCTACGTCGAGAGCCTGCGCCAGCTGGTCTCCTACGCCGACCGGCTCGGCGAGGCCGGCCGCTACGGCCCGGTCGAGGAGGCGCTGGTCGAGATCGGCGCGGCCGAGTACCTGGCGCAGATCTTCGGCGGCATCCCGATGAACCAGGGCGAGATCGTGCGCCTCGCCGACCTCGGCGTCGACGCCCGCACCGCCGAGCGCGCCCGCGGCGCCGCCGCCGCGAGCCTGATCGAGAGCGGCTCCCGGCCGGCCGTGCGCCGCGTCGTCGTCGACGCCATGCGCCGCAAGACCGCGGCCGAGATCGTCGGCGACTCCGGCCTCGACGAGACCATGGAGGCCTTCCGGGCCGAGATGCGCCGCTTCGCCGAGGAGGAGGTGCTGCCGCACGCCCACGAGTGGCACCTCGCCAACGCCTACATTCCGCTCGAGGTGATCGACAAGCTCGCCGCGCTCGGTGTGTTCGGGCTGACCATCCCCGAGGAATTCGGCGGCCTCGGGCTCGGCAAGGAGTCCATGTGCGTGGTCTCCGAGGAGCTGTCGCGCGCCTACATCGGCGTCGGCTCGCTCGGCACCCGTTCCGAGATCGCCGCCGAGCTGATCCTGTGCGGCGGCACCGACGCCCAGAAGGCGGAATGGCTGCCGAAGATCGCCTCCGGCGAGGTGCTGCCGACAGCCGTCTTCACCGAGCCGAACACCGGCTCCGACCTCGGCTCGCTCCGCACCCGCGCGGTGAAGGACGGCGACGTCTGGAAGATCACCGGCAACAAGACCTGGATCACCCACCCGGTCCGCGCCGACGTGATGACCGTGCTCGCCCGCACCGAGCCGGACACCACCGACTACCGCGGCCTGTCGATGTTCCTGGCGCCGAAGCCGCGCGGCAGCGACGAGGTGCCGTTCCCGGCCGAGGGCATTTCCGGCGGCGAGATCGAAGTGCTCGGCTACCGCGGCATGAAGGAATACGAGATCGCCTTCGACGGCTTCGCCGTGCCGGCGGCCAACCTGCTCGGCGGCGTCACCGGCCAGGGCTTCAAGCAGCTGATGCAGACCTTCGAGAGCGCGCGGATCCAGACCGCGGCGCGCGCCGTCGGCGTCGCCCAGTCTGCGCTGGACGTCGGCCTCGCCTACGCCCAGGAGCGCGTCCAGTTCGGCAAGCCGCTGATCGAGTTCCCGCGCGTCGCCGACAAGCTGGCGATGATGGCGGTCGAGGTCAACATCGCCCGCCAGCTGACCTATTTCTCGGCGCGCCAGAAGGATCACGACAAGCGCTGCGACCTCGAGGCCGGCATGGCCAAGCTACTCGGCGCCCGCGTCGCCTGGGCCGCCGCCGACAACGCCCTGCAGATCCACGGCGGCAACGGCTTCGCGCTCGAGTACACCGTCAGCCGCATCCTCTGCGACGCCCGCATCCTCAACATCTTCGAGGGTGCCGCCGAGATCCAGGCCCAGGTCATCGCCCGCCGCCTGCTCGACGGCCGGTGA
- a CDS encoding ribbon-helix-helix protein, CopG family yields the protein MTTDRIVLHLNQQQLELVDRTVTRGVAPDRESLVRLALRELAEKRGVAR from the coding sequence ATGACGACGGACAGGATCGTCCTGCACCTGAACCAGCAGCAGCTCGAACTGGTCGACCGCACGGTCACCCGCGGCGTCGCGCCGGATCGCGAGAGCCTGGTGCGGCTCGCGCTGCGCGAACTCGCCGAGAAGCGCGGGGTGGCGCGATGA
- a CDS encoding GntR family transcriptional regulator produces MSKPATRVDVAVVALRQAIIEQALLPGTKLPEDEIGAHFGMSRTLVRAALARLQAEGLVDARPKRTAAVAQPSLEEARQVFEVRRALEREAVRLVVRRWKPEYGAELEGHVREEDAAKARGDERVSIRLAGEFHTRLAAMSGNALLERYLSEVVSRCSLILALYGRPHSSDCAIHEHSEIIAALRGGDADAAIRLMDHHVGSVERRALFDDDAPEPDLGAVLSRYAGEILNRGRDTVPLRPATRKAAK; encoded by the coding sequence ATGTCGAAACCCGCCACCCGTGTCGACGTCGCCGTCGTGGCACTGCGTCAGGCCATCATCGAACAGGCGCTGCTGCCCGGCACCAAGCTGCCGGAGGACGAGATCGGCGCCCATTTCGGCATGAGCCGTACGCTCGTCCGCGCCGCGCTCGCCCGACTCCAGGCCGAGGGGCTGGTCGACGCCCGGCCGAAGCGCACCGCCGCCGTCGCCCAGCCGAGCCTCGAGGAGGCCCGTCAGGTCTTCGAGGTGCGCCGCGCCCTCGAGCGCGAGGCGGTCCGCCTCGTGGTCCGGCGCTGGAAACCGGAATACGGAGCCGAGCTCGAGGGCCACGTCCGCGAGGAGGACGCCGCCAAGGCGCGCGGCGACGAGCGCGTCTCGATCCGCCTCGCCGGCGAGTTCCACACCCGCCTCGCCGCCATGTCCGGCAACGCGCTCCTCGAGCGCTACCTCTCCGAGGTGGTGTCGCGCTGCTCGCTGATCCTGGCGCTCTACGGCCGGCCGCACTCTTCCGACTGCGCCATCCACGAACACTCCGAGATCATCGCCGCGCTGCGCGGCGGCGACGCCGACGCGGCGATCCGGCTGATGGACCATCACGTCGGCTCGGTCGAGCGCCGCGCCCTGTTCGACGACGACGCCCCCGAACCCGACCTCGGCGCCGTGCTGTCGCGCTACGCCGGCGAGATCCTGAACCGCGGCCGCGACACGGTGCCGCTGCGCCCCGCGACCCGGAAGGCGGCGAAATGA
- a CDS encoding Rieske 2Fe-2S domain-containing protein yields MRTESYSDHPLEPLADGWYPVTLSRDLPAGMPMPVVLAGREIVVWRGEGGAVRAWVDRCPHRGMRLSLGFVRGDTLSCLYHGWRYRGADAGCELIPAHPDLDPPKTIAAEPYAAAEAGGVVFVRAGETGDEPVPDAPPDGPAGFVGSVSVTVDVSAAILAAAAAGLGEGIRALVQPVLSGRARLHVTARPDRLRAAVVLAEGLRHRLETAPAVAAE; encoded by the coding sequence ATGCGCACCGAAAGCTACAGCGACCACCCCCTCGAACCGCTCGCCGACGGCTGGTACCCGGTGACGCTGTCGCGCGACCTGCCGGCGGGCATGCCGATGCCGGTGGTGCTCGCCGGCCGCGAGATCGTGGTCTGGCGCGGCGAGGGCGGTGCCGTCCGCGCCTGGGTCGACCGCTGCCCGCATCGTGGCATGCGGCTGTCGCTCGGCTTCGTGCGCGGCGATACCCTGTCCTGCCTCTACCACGGCTGGCGCTACCGCGGCGCCGACGCCGGTTGCGAACTGATCCCCGCCCACCCGGACCTCGACCCGCCGAAGACCATCGCCGCCGAGCCCTACGCCGCGGCCGAGGCCGGCGGCGTGGTGTTCGTCCGTGCCGGCGAAACCGGCGACGAACCCGTGCCCGACGCCCCGCCGGACGGTCCCGCCGGATTTGTCGGGTCGGTGAGCGTCACCGTCGACGTCTCCGCCGCGATCCTCGCCGCCGCCGCGGCCGGTCTCGGCGAAGGCATCCGCGCCCTGGTCCAGCCGGTGCTTTCCGGCCGCGCCCGGCTCCACGTCACCGCCCGGCCGGACCGGCTGCGCGCCGCCGTGGTGCTCGCCGAGGGGCTGCGGCATCGTCTCGAGACGGCCCCGGCCGTCGCCGCGGAATGA
- a CDS encoding amidase has protein sequence MSAPAPLAAGRDDRSAEAAVADALARIDRLDPLLHAFVRVDPERALADARRLDRRAALGVPKGPLFGVPVAIKDVLDVAGAPTGGGSLTRVGAAVAARSAAAVERLEAAGAVVVGKTATVEYAFGGWGTNETLGTPLNPWDTATPLVPGGSSNGSGVAVAAGLVPLALGTDTGGSIRLPASFCGVVGLKTTAGLVDKRGAMTLSTPLDTVGPLARRVADAALALSVLADPERLAGGGPAALVARDGLAALAAGDELAALAAGAVPSPRGLRIGIVENLGVALHPDTAATFRAMLDVLARAGAVLVPVDLGRSMADFAAPCGQLLAVEAYMNFGAFAEEEPNRLGPAVRRRMLDGKRLPAPDFLRTLADRDAARRRVAALFERVDAIVTPTTAHPAIPLAGHDPDASPAVLTRFANFVDLAAVSVSCGLSADGLPIGVQVNVPGFHEIRALAIAAVLEDTAGPFICPLAM, from the coding sequence ATGTCCGCCCCCGCCCCGCTCGCCGCCGGCCGCGACGACCGTTCCGCCGAGGCGGCGGTCGCCGACGCGCTGGCGCGGATCGACCGGCTCGACCCGCTGCTCCACGCCTTCGTCCGCGTCGATCCCGAGCGCGCCCTCGCCGACGCCCGCCGGCTCGACCGCCGCGCCGCGCTCGGCGTGCCGAAGGGGCCGCTGTTCGGCGTGCCGGTGGCGATCAAGGACGTGCTCGATGTCGCCGGCGCGCCGACCGGGGGCGGGTCGCTCACCCGCGTGGGCGCCGCGGTCGCCGCGCGCTCGGCCGCGGCGGTGGAGCGGCTCGAGGCGGCCGGGGCGGTCGTCGTCGGCAAGACCGCGACGGTCGAATACGCCTTCGGCGGCTGGGGCACCAACGAGACGCTCGGCACGCCGCTCAATCCCTGGGACACCGCGACGCCGCTCGTGCCCGGCGGCTCCTCCAACGGGTCCGGCGTCGCGGTGGCGGCCGGATTGGTGCCGCTGGCGCTCGGCACCGACACCGGCGGCTCGATCCGCCTGCCGGCCAGCTTCTGCGGCGTCGTCGGCCTGAAGACCACCGCCGGCCTCGTCGACAAGCGCGGGGCGATGACGCTGTCGACCCCGCTCGACACCGTCGGTCCGCTGGCCCGGCGGGTGGCCGACGCCGCGCTCGCGCTGTCGGTGCTCGCCGATCCCGAGCGCCTCGCCGGCGGCGGCCCGGCCGCGCTGGTAGCCAGAGACGGATTGGCCGCTCTCGCGGCAGGTGACGAGTTGGCCGCGCTCGCCGCGGGGGCGGTGCCGTCGCCGCGCGGGCTCCGGATCGGCATCGTCGAGAACCTCGGCGTCGCGCTCCATCCGGACACGGCCGCGACGTTCCGCGCGATGCTCGACGTGCTGGCGCGCGCCGGTGCGGTCCTGGTGCCGGTCGATCTCGGCCGCTCGATGGCCGACTTCGCCGCCCCCTGCGGCCAACTGCTGGCGGTGGAGGCCTACATGAACTTCGGCGCCTTCGCCGAGGAGGAGCCGAACCGGCTCGGCCCGGCCGTGCGTCGGCGCATGCTCGACGGCAAGCGCCTGCCGGCGCCGGATTTCCTGCGCACGCTCGCCGACCGCGACGCCGCGCGGCGCCGGGTCGCCGCGCTGTTCGAGCGCGTCGACGCCATCGTGACGCCGACCACCGCGCATCCGGCGATCCCGCTCGCCGGCCACGACCCCGACGCCAGCCCGGCGGTACTCACCCGCTTCGCCAACTTCGTCGACCTCGCGGCGGTCTCCGTGTCCTGCGGCCTCTCCGCCGACGGCCTGCCGATCGGCGTCCAGGTCAACGTCCCGGGCTTCCACGAGATCCGCGCCCTCGCGATCGCGGCCGTGCTCGAGGACACTGCGGGGCCGTTCATCTGTCCGCTGGCGATGTGA
- a CDS encoding flavin reductase family protein → MTERPGHVHFDFAALGARDRYKLLIGTVIPRPIAFVTTVDREGRVNAAPYSFFNCLSSDPAILALGVENKADMSFKDTAANVRETEEFTVNIVDDALLDAMNVCAVPFPPGVDELAAAGLTAVPGTHVSCPRILEAPASLECRRYLTLEVGRSREIIMGEVLGVFIREGAVDAVSKHVDQRLMDAIGRLGGHGYARTRDQFDLPTMSVEEWERRRADGPSASGRGD, encoded by the coding sequence ATGACCGAGCGTCCCGGCCACGTCCACTTCGACTTCGCCGCCCTCGGCGCGCGCGACCGCTACAAGCTCCTGATCGGCACGGTGATCCCGCGCCCGATCGCCTTCGTCACCACGGTCGACCGCGAGGGCCGCGTCAACGCCGCGCCCTACAGCTTCTTCAACTGCCTGTCGTCCGACCCGGCCATCCTCGCCCTCGGCGTCGAGAACAAGGCGGACATGAGCTTCAAGGACACCGCCGCCAACGTGCGCGAGACCGAGGAGTTCACCGTCAACATCGTCGACGACGCCCTGCTCGACGCCATGAACGTCTGCGCGGTGCCGTTCCCGCCGGGCGTCGACGAACTCGCCGCCGCCGGCCTCACCGCCGTGCCCGGTACCCACGTCTCCTGCCCCCGCATCCTCGAGGCGCCGGCATCGCTCGAATGCCGGCGCTACCTGACGCTCGAGGTCGGCCGCTCGCGCGAGATCATCATGGGCGAGGTGCTCGGCGTCTTCATCCGCGAGGGCGCGGTCGACGCCGTCAGCAAGCACGTCGACCAGCGCCTGATGGACGCGATCGGGCGGCTCGGCGGTCACGGCTACGCCCGCACGCGCGATCAGTTCGACCTACCGACCATGTCGGTCGAGGAATGGGAGAGGCGGCGGGCCGACGGCCCGTCCGCGAGCGGCCGGGGCGACTGA
- a CDS encoding DUF1989 domain-containing protein: protein MSRQPILTWMLEPGTGKALEIRAGQILRVEQVDGGQCVDFNCFNLHDYKEYMHCGRTRTVHGFNPTRGSFLWSQPPRERALMYILADTYGRNDVLFPRCSAYLYESAYGFDAHTNCQDIQAEAQREYGLTPDDVHDSFNLFMCTEVTLDGRATITRQTSTAGDHVDLLALADVLAVANVCGADIMRTSNFGLKPIRLEVYEATDAELAAVPPTPILRSQRKPSDFRVPAVKADRALVRDPAYVPAFTNVPLAVTGIPVALSAEERAMFEALRHPVHGGDDDAALRDVLFTWWEERFLAAASGAPAIGDREEA from the coding sequence ATGAGCCGGCAGCCGATCCTGACCTGGATGCTGGAGCCGGGCACCGGCAAGGCGCTGGAGATCCGCGCCGGCCAGATCCTCCGCGTCGAGCAGGTCGACGGCGGCCAGTGCGTCGACTTCAACTGCTTCAACCTGCACGACTACAAGGAATACATGCATTGCGGCCGCACCCGCACGGTGCACGGCTTCAACCCGACCCGCGGCTCGTTCCTGTGGTCGCAGCCGCCTCGCGAACGGGCGCTGATGTACATCCTCGCCGACACCTACGGCCGCAACGACGTCCTGTTCCCGCGCTGCAGCGCCTACCTCTACGAGAGCGCCTACGGCTTCGACGCCCACACCAACTGCCAGGACATCCAGGCCGAGGCGCAGCGCGAATACGGCCTGACCCCGGACGACGTGCACGACAGCTTCAACCTGTTCATGTGCACCGAGGTGACCCTCGACGGCCGCGCCACCATCACCCGGCAGACCTCGACCGCCGGCGACCACGTCGACCTGCTCGCGCTCGCCGACGTGCTCGCCGTCGCCAACGTCTGCGGCGCCGACATCATGCGCACCAGCAATTTCGGCCTGAAGCCGATCCGGCTAGAGGTATACGAGGCGACCGACGCCGAGCTCGCCGCGGTGCCGCCGACGCCGATCCTGCGCAGCCAGCGCAAGCCGAGCGACTTCCGCGTCCCCGCCGTCAAGGCGGACCGGGCGCTGGTGCGCGATCCCGCCTACGTGCCGGCCTTCACCAACGTGCCGCTCGCCGTCACCGGGATCCCCGTCGCGCTGTCGGCCGAGGAACGGGCGATGTTCGAGGCGCTGCGCCATCCGGTCCACGGCGGTGACGACGACGCGGCGCTGCGCGACGTGCTGTTCACCTGGTGGGAGGAGCGCTTCCTCGCCGCCGCCTCGGGCGCACCGGCGATCGGGGACCGCGAAGAGGCGTGA
- a CDS encoding aromatic ring-hydroxylating oxygenase subunit alpha, which yields MTLTRDRAALDDWYVVAIAADLSPATPRRTRLLGEDVVVTRGGDGRPAVTCSDGTAARVAEHYGFVWASLGTPARDLFPIAETAEPDRRLITCGMVEVGASGLRLVENFLDMAHFPFVHTDILGALDRPEVENYRAEIRTDVDEVWATDCRFWQPHAAAASTGGQMSHYVYRVVTPFNVMLYKTCPVAPDRFDVIALFIQPVAPDRSIAFPLMVLVDHTTSDEDIVMFQQKIFLQDRIILENQRPRTLPLEPRAEIPTRADLSSVAYRRWLKAKGLRYGSFEYREAGA from the coding sequence ATGACCCTGACCCGCGACCGCGCCGCCCTCGACGACTGGTACGTCGTCGCCATCGCCGCCGACCTCTCGCCCGCCACCCCGCGCCGCACCCGCCTGCTCGGGGAGGACGTCGTGGTCACCCGCGGCGGCGACGGCCGGCCGGCCGTCACCTGCTCCGACGGCACCGCCGCCCGCGTCGCCGAGCACTACGGCTTCGTCTGGGCCAGCCTCGGCACGCCCGCGCGCGACCTGTTCCCGATCGCGGAGACCGCCGAGCCGGACCGCCGGCTGATCACCTGCGGCATGGTCGAGGTCGGCGCCTCCGGACTGCGCCTCGTCGAGAACTTCCTCGACATGGCGCATTTCCCCTTCGTCCACACCGATATCCTCGGCGCGCTCGACCGGCCGGAGGTCGAGAACTACCGCGCCGAGATCCGCACCGACGTCGACGAGGTCTGGGCGACCGACTGCCGCTTCTGGCAGCCGCACGCAGCCGCCGCCTCCACCGGCGGGCAGATGAGCCACTACGTCTACCGCGTCGTCACGCCCTTCAACGTGATGCTCTACAAGACCTGCCCGGTCGCGCCCGACCGCTTCGACGTCATCGCTCTGTTCATCCAGCCGGTCGCGCCGGACCGCTCGATCGCCTTCCCGCTGATGGTGCTGGTCGACCACACCACGTCCGACGAGGACATCGTGATGTTCCAGCAAAAGATCTTCCTGCAGGACCGCATCATCCTCGAGAACCAGCGCCCGCGCACGCTGCCGCTCGAGCCGCGTGCCGAGATCCCGACCCGCGCCGACCTCTCCTCGGTCGCCTACCGCCGCTGGCTCAAGGCCAAGGGCCTGCGCTACGGCTCGTTCGAGTACCGGGAGGCCGGGGCGTGA
- a CDS encoding BMP family ABC transporter substrate-binding protein, with amino-acid sequence MTHQSMTRRHFVASAAAGALVLAGGLRARAAEGLTIGMIYVGPRDDFGWNQAHAVGAKALKELSGVTVVEEENVPETVAVTQTMESMINLDGAKLLFPTSFGYFDPFMIEAAKKFPDVEFRHPTSLWDAKKHPANLGGYFCYLDQAHFVNGVAAGLSTKTNKLGFVAAKPISLVLRNVNAFLLGARSVNPKATVNLIITGEWSLPVREAEAANALIDAGCDVIACHVDSPKVVVETAEGRGAMTCGHNADQSSLAPRGFVTGAELKWATVYTAYAGMIARGEKLPNVNEGGYDKDMVQSTAFGAGATEEAKAASTKAIAALKGGAPIFVGPLKDNKGNTVIEGTLGLYDGALWGTDYLLEGIVGSIT; translated from the coding sequence ATGACGCATCAAAGCATGACCCGCCGCCACTTCGTCGCCTCCGCGGCGGCCGGCGCCCTCGTCCTCGCCGGCGGCCTGCGCGCCCGCGCCGCCGAGGGGCTCACCATCGGCATGATCTACGTCGGCCCGCGCGACGACTTCGGCTGGAACCAGGCCCACGCGGTCGGCGCCAAGGCATTGAAGGAGCTGTCGGGCGTCACCGTGGTCGAGGAGGAGAACGTGCCGGAGACGGTCGCGGTCACCCAGACCATGGAATCCATGATCAACCTCGACGGCGCCAAGCTCTTGTTCCCGACCTCCTTCGGCTATTTCGACCCCTTCATGATCGAGGCGGCGAAGAAGTTCCCGGACGTCGAGTTCCGCCACCCGACCTCGCTGTGGGACGCCAAGAAGCACCCGGCCAACCTCGGCGGCTACTTCTGCTACCTCGACCAGGCCCACTTCGTGAACGGCGTCGCCGCCGGACTCTCCACGAAGACCAACAAGCTCGGCTTCGTCGCCGCCAAGCCGATCTCGCTGGTGCTGCGCAACGTCAACGCCTTCCTGCTCGGCGCCCGCTCGGTCAACCCGAAGGCCACGGTCAACCTGATCATCACCGGCGAATGGTCGCTGCCGGTCCGCGAGGCCGAGGCCGCCAACGCGCTGATCGACGCCGGCTGCGACGTGATCGCCTGCCACGTCGACAGCCCGAAGGTGGTGGTCGAGACTGCCGAGGGCCGCGGCGCCATGACCTGCGGCCACAACGCCGACCAGTCGTCGCTCGCCCCGCGCGGCTTCGTCACCGGTGCCGAACTGAAGTGGGCGACGGTCTACACCGCCTACGCCGGCATGATCGCGCGTGGCGAGAAGCTGCCGAACGTCAACGAGGGCGGCTACGACAAGGACATGGTGCAGAGCACAGCCTTCGGCGCCGGCGCCACCGAAGAGGCCAAGGCGGCTTCCACCAAGGCGATCGCGGCGCTGAAGGGCGGCGCGCCGATCTTCGTCGGCCCGCTGAAGGACAACAAGGGCAACACCGTCATCGAGGGCACGCTCGGCCTCTACGACGGCGCGCTCTGGGGCACCGACTACCTGCTCGAGGGCATCGTCGGCTCGATCACCTGA
- a CDS encoding BatD family protein, which produces MVIRRTFLASVLLALALLAALIGAARADGLRLVVPDVTPVAGEMVPVTVRGEYDSTITLEKLVFPDSPAYDWIQVARDRWWDERIGGRMLKVFERKIAVYPRRAGTLVIGPVVHHLTVIGRDRPREPLDVTAERVRVQVAPFPAEGEPLAARALEVTDELSAAPGSLRDGETLVRRVVIRAEGALPHQLPPRPAMRAAWLITFAAPEERKVDLTSDGPVTTVTWLWNLRPKTGEPGVLPAFTFPWFDTGARILRKAEIAAIPFGYASFRAGHGGADRLPPGKVAVAAAATGAGFAVGLAVAVAGLSLRRRAGLAAALRRLVPVDPTRAALRRAGRGGDLLAVRRAAERHLRRRAALGRPVDRDVLAPLDAALYGPAVSALTPAAAVELVLRGTRRRPRA; this is translated from the coding sequence ATGGTGATCCGCCGGACCTTCCTCGCCTCGGTCTTGCTCGCCCTCGCCTTGCTCGCCGCCCTGATCGGCGCGGCGCGGGCCGACGGCCTGCGCCTCGTGGTGCCGGACGTGACGCCCGTCGCCGGCGAGATGGTGCCGGTCACCGTCCGCGGCGAATACGACAGCACCATCACCCTGGAGAAGCTGGTCTTCCCGGATTCGCCCGCCTACGACTGGATCCAGGTCGCGCGCGACCGCTGGTGGGACGAGCGCATCGGCGGGCGGATGCTGAAGGTGTTCGAGCGCAAGATCGCGGTCTATCCGCGCCGCGCCGGCACGCTGGTGATCGGCCCGGTCGTCCACCACCTCACCGTGATCGGCCGCGACCGCCCGCGCGAGCCGCTCGACGTCACCGCCGAGCGGGTCCGGGTCCAGGTGGCGCCCTTCCCGGCGGAGGGCGAGCCGCTGGCGGCGCGCGCCCTCGAGGTCACGGACGAGCTCTCGGCCGCCCCGGGCTCGCTGCGCGACGGCGAGACCCTGGTCCGCCGAGTCGTCATCCGCGCCGAGGGCGCGCTGCCGCACCAGCTGCCGCCGCGCCCCGCCATGCGCGCGGCCTGGCTGATCACCTTCGCCGCCCCGGAGGAGCGCAAGGTCGACCTCACGTCGGACGGCCCCGTCACCACCGTCACCTGGCTCTGGAATCTCCGGCCGAAGACCGGCGAGCCCGGCGTGCTGCCGGCCTTCACCTTCCCCTGGTTCGACACCGGCGCCCGTATCCTGCGCAAGGCCGAGATCGCGGCGATCCCGTTCGGCTACGCCAGCTTCCGCGCCGGCCACGGCGGCGCCGACCGCCTGCCGCCCGGCAAGGTCGCCGTCGCCGCGGCGGCGACCGGGGCCGGATTCGCGGTCGGGCTCGCGGTCGCCGTCGCCGGCCTGTCGCTGCGCCGCCGCGCCGGTCTCGCCGCGGCCCTCCGCCGGCTGGTGCCCGTCGATCCCACCCGCGCCGCCCTGCGCCGCGCCGGCCGCGGCGGCGATCTCCTCGCCGTCCGCCGCGCCGCCGAGCGCCACCTCCGCCGCCGCGCCGCCCTCGGCCGTCCCGTCGACCGTGACGTGCTCGCGCCCCTCGACGCGGCGCTCTACGGCCCGGCCGTATCGGCGCTCACCCCCGCCGCCGCGGTCGAGCTGGTGCTGCGCGGCACTCGGCGACGTCCGCGGGCATGA